AAGTTGCAAGACAAGTTGCCACACATTATCCTGATATTGAGTTTGAAGACAAAATTGTTGACAATATGTGTATGCAGCTTGTTCAGAAGCCTGAATTATATGATGTTTTAGTTTTGCCAAATCTTTATGGAGATATCATCAGTGACCTTGCAGCAGGACTTATTGGTGGACTCGGATTGGCACCGGGTGCAAATATAGGAGATGAATATGCAGTTTTTGAACCAACTCATGGAAGCGCTCCAAAATATAAGGGATTGAATAAAGTAAATCCTTTTGCAATAATATTAAGTGCAGTAATGATGCTAAAACATGTAGGAGAAGAAAAAGCTGCAAATAAAATAGAAAAGGCAGTAGCTGAAATAATAGAAGAAGGTAAATTTGTTACCTATGATATGAAATCACCTGATAACCCGGTTCCCCCTGTTGGAACACAAGAGGTGGCAGAGGCATTGGTAAAAAAGATAAAAAGTTATTAAAATGTTTAGTGTGCAAAATAAGCCTCTGCAAAATCTCCTATGTCAAATTGACAAGAAAAGTATTTTTAGGTATTCTATGACAACATCTGAGATGAGGGATTATAATTTTATCCTCTTTTTATTAATATGAATGAAATTTTTTTAATAATTTTTCTCATCATTTTAAATGGTTTTTTTGCTGCAGCTGAAATTGGAGTAGTTACATTAAGAAAAACAAGACTTAAACAGCTAATAGAAGAAAAAAGACCGAATGCTGAAATAGTTCAGAAATTTAAGGAAAACCCAGATAAATTTCTTGCAACAATCCAGGTTGGGATCACTCTCATAGGAAGTCTTGCTTCAGCATTAGCAGGTGCATATGCAGTAAAAAATATAAAACCCTTGATTGAGATTTTGCCATTTAGTTTTTTAAAAATTTCTGCGGAAGTAATATCTATAGCAATAGTTGTAATATTGGTAACGTACTTTTCAGTTGTAGCTGGTGAACTAATTCCCAAATCCATTGCACTGTCTCATCCTGACTGGATAAGCTTAAAAACAGCAAAATTTATTGATAGATTTTCAAAATTAACCTTCATTTTTGTAAAAATTCTTACTATTAGCACAAACTTTCTTCTTAAACCTTTCGGACTCAGAGCATTTTCACAGAGAGGTTTCATTTCTCAGGAGGAATTAAAACTTTTAATTGAAGAGGGAGAAGAAAAAGGAATATTTGAACCCGATGAAAGACAACTTATTCATAGTGCATTCAGTTTCGCTGAAATAACCGTTAAAGAAATAATGGTGCCTGCACCTCAAATGGTTACTGTTAGCATTTATATGAGTGTTAATGAAATTAAAGAAATTATAATGGATGAAAAATTTTCAAGATATCCTGCCTTAGGCAAGGACCTGAATGATATTAGAGGAATACTTCATGCAAAAGACTTCTATAATGCACTCATTAAAAATCCTGACTTATTGGATATAAAAAGACTTCTTAAGCCTCCAATGTTTGTTCCTGAAACAATGAAAATAAATATACTTCTTAAAGAGATGCAGAAAAAAAGAGTCCATATGGCAATAGTTGTTGATGAATATGGTGTTGTAACAGGACTTGTAACCCTTGAAGATATTCTTGAGGAACTTGTAGGCGAAATCAGAGATGAGTATGACATTGAAATGCCTGTAATTACACTTCCTGATGGTTCAATGATAATTGATGCTACAATCTCCATAAGAGATTTAAAGGAAGACTACGGAATAGAAATTGAAGAATCAGAAGAGTATGATACTTTGGGAGGATTTATTCTTACATCACTTCAGAGAATACCGCATGTCGGTGATACTGTAGATATGGATGGAAAAATTTTCAAAGTAATAGAAATGGTAGGACAAAGGATATCAAAAATAAAGTATGAAGCTATAGATGTTAAGAAAGAATAGGCATTCTTCTTACAATAAATCTGTAAAATAGTATTATCAAAACTACAACTCCTAATGAGAGAGCAATTTCCATCCATGTAGGATAATACTTTTCTGAAAATGGAATATACCAGTTGTATGCAATTAAACTTACATTGAATCTATTAATTATAACTCCCAATGCTATAAAGAAAGCCATAATCCGCACCAATTTAGCAAATTTTATTTTTATTGCATAAATTAAAATAATTGCAGGAGCAAAAACAAAACCAATATTTTCAAAAAGATACCATAATCCATAATCAGTAGTTAAATAATGCCAGTTGTCATAATGAGTAAGATCAAAAATTTTAAGAATTAAGTATATAAAAAGGGCTAAAACAAGCACTTTAGCAAGTCCTATGGTTTTACTATCAAAATCTTCTTGATCAAAGTTTTTGATTCTGTCTCTGAAAAATTTATGTGATATCGTGCTTTCTATTATTACCATTGATATCCCAGC
The Thermodesulfovibrio yellowstonii DSM 11347 DNA segment above includes these coding regions:
- a CDS encoding hemolysin family protein is translated as MNEIFLIIFLIILNGFFAAAEIGVVTLRKTRLKQLIEEKRPNAEIVQKFKENPDKFLATIQVGITLIGSLASALAGAYAVKNIKPLIEILPFSFLKISAEVISIAIVVILVTYFSVVAGELIPKSIALSHPDWISLKTAKFIDRFSKLTFIFVKILTISTNFLLKPFGLRAFSQRGFISQEELKLLIEEGEEKGIFEPDERQLIHSAFSFAEITVKEIMVPAPQMVTVSIYMSVNEIKEIIMDEKFSRYPALGKDLNDIRGILHAKDFYNALIKNPDLLDIKRLLKPPMFVPETMKINILLKEMQKKRVHMAIVVDEYGVVTGLVTLEDILEELVGEIRDEYDIEMPVITLPDGSMIIDATISIRDLKEDYGIEIEESEEYDTLGGFILTSLQRIPHVGDTVDMDGKIFKVIEMVGQRISKIKYEAIDVKKE